In Desulfonatronum sp. SC1, a single genomic region encodes these proteins:
- a CDS encoding AbrB/MazE/SpoVT family DNA-binding domain-containing protein, with the protein MQTVTLSPKFQIVIPRPVRKSLGLRPGQRMQVLEHAGRVELIPERDISELMGFVKGIDISFEREKDRV; encoded by the coding sequence ATGCAGACTGTGACCTTATCACCAAAATTCCAAATTGTCATACCACGTCCCGTACGCAAAAGCCTCGGCCTCCGCCCTGGGCAAAGGATGCAGGTGCTCGAGCATGCCGGACGGGTGGAGCTTATTCCTGAGCGGGATATTTCTGAACTCATGGGCTTTGTCAAAGGAATCGACATATCTTTTGAGCGCGAGAAGGACAGAGTATGA
- a CDS encoding type II toxin-antitoxin system VapC family toxin, with translation MNIVDSSGWLEYFAGGENASQYIPPLSDQSSLVVPTISIYEVFKVILREAGEDAALQAASAMQRGQVVELTSRRAMSAASLSLRHSLPMADSIILATAHEYEAVIWTQDADFKELDNVRYFPKP, from the coding sequence ATGAACATTGTCGATTCATCCGGGTGGCTGGAGTATTTCGCTGGAGGCGAAAACGCTTCTCAATATATTCCGCCGCTCTCTGACCAAAGTTCGCTTGTCGTGCCTACCATCTCAATCTACGAGGTGTTCAAGGTGATTCTTCGCGAGGCGGGCGAAGACGCCGCCCTGCAAGCTGCGTCAGCCATGCAGCGCGGACAAGTGGTGGAGTTGACTTCACGACGCGCGATGTCCGCGGCATCCTTGAGTCTACGGCACTCCCTGCCCATGGCGGACTCCATTATTCTGGCCACGGCGCATGAATACGAGGCTGTAATTTGGACCCAGGACGCGGACTTCAAGGAGCTGGACAACGTGAGGTATTTTCCAAAACCTTAG
- a CDS encoding UPF0280 family protein, with product MRRHASPWRTYRARCRPGPGEVGFQAVVEQTDLWVVAQRDLRREMLQAVNACRGLLQAHIARHPEFATSLEPVDVSPDAARIVQDMARAGRICGVGPMAAVAGAVAQWVAAWIAGHCPEVGPTLLVENGGDLYLRSDRERIVGLLAMPENGAGLGLRLTPDDFPCSLCSSSATIGHSLSFGQADLVAVRSRDAALADAAATALANLLHAPEDMPLVMRRAEALAEHGLDGVFAQCGDRVGVWGRMDLVCLEA from the coding sequence GTGAGGCGGCACGCCTCTCCCTGGCGGACCTATCGGGCGCGCTGTCGACCGGGACCGGGGGAGGTGGGATTTCAGGCCGTGGTGGAGCAGACGGATTTGTGGGTCGTGGCTCAACGGGATCTGCGGCGAGAAATGCTCCAGGCGGTGAACGCCTGTCGCGGGCTGCTCCAGGCGCACATCGCCCGGCACCCGGAGTTCGCGACCAGCCTGGAGCCGGTGGACGTGAGCCCTGATGCGGCCCGGATCGTCCAGGACATGGCCCGGGCCGGACGGATCTGCGGCGTGGGCCCCATGGCCGCGGTGGCCGGGGCCGTGGCCCAATGGGTGGCCGCCTGGATCGCCGGGCACTGCCCGGAGGTCGGCCCGACCTTGCTCGTGGAAAACGGGGGCGACCTTTATCTGCGGTCCGACCGGGAGCGGATCGTCGGTTTGCTGGCCATGCCGGAAAACGGGGCCGGCCTCGGTCTGCGCCTCACCCCGGACGATTTCCCCTGCTCCCTGTGCTCCTCCTCGGCCACCATCGGCCATTCCCTGAGCTTCGGCCAGGCCGACCTGGTGGCCGTCCGCTCCCGCGACGCCGCCCTGGCCGACGCCGCGGCCACGGCCCTGGCCAACCTGCTCCACGCCCCCGAAGACATGCCCCTGGTCATGCGCCGGGCCGAAGCCCTGGCCGAACACGGCCTGGACGGCGTCTTCGCCCAGTGCGGGGACCGGGTCGGGGTCTGGGGGCGGATGGATTTGGTCTGCCTGGAGGCGTGA
- the nadB gene encoding L-aspartate oxidase: MTDTIETMALVIGSGIAGCVAALTMAEAGLEVTLICAGDQLDDGNTALAQGGIVYRGLDDSAKLMASDIFTAGWEMNSPSAVRFLCRKGPEILHKVFLEKLAVPFAREELGDYHLTMEGGHSRARVLYSADFTGRVIMDSLIVAVRKSPNIRVMTGMTAVDLLTTHHHSGSLEIRYQITNQCAGAYILENSTGIIRRFLADYTVLATGGIGQVYLNTTNTPGSLGSGFAMAHRAGARLMNQEYIQFHPTSLFHRGPRKFLVSEAVRGEGARLINMDGRAFMGDYDPRADLAPRDIVTRAIVDEMLKTGEDFVYLDAATYIRKNLAARFPTIHQRCLELGVDMTREPIPVVPAAHYFCGGILVDQRGRTTIERLYAGGECACTGVHGANRLASTSLLEGLVWGWAIGRDVASRMKRGTMLNAKLKASIAPWRVLGQRQNEDPVLVAQDWAAIKHTMWNYVGIKRTTPRLKRAFDDLRDLNKRLHSFYKETKLSKPLVDLFHGCQTAYIITTAAMRNTQSKGCHFRVDE, encoded by the coding sequence ATGACCGACACCATTGAAACCATGGCCCTGGTCATCGGTTCCGGCATCGCGGGCTGCGTCGCGGCGCTGACCATGGCCGAGGCCGGCCTGGAGGTCACCCTGATCTGCGCCGGGGATCAGCTTGACGACGGGAACACGGCCCTGGCCCAGGGGGGGATCGTCTACCGCGGCCTGGACGATTCGGCCAAGCTGATGGCCTCGGACATCTTTACCGCGGGCTGGGAAATGAATTCGCCTTCCGCGGTGCGTTTTTTGTGTCGCAAGGGGCCGGAGATATTGCACAAGGTATTTCTGGAAAAGCTGGCCGTACCCTTTGCCCGGGAAGAACTCGGCGACTACCATCTGACCATGGAAGGCGGGCACAGCCGGGCCAGGGTGCTGTACAGCGCGGATTTTACCGGCCGGGTGATCATGGACAGTCTGATCGTGGCCGTACGCAAGAGTCCGAATATCCGGGTAATGACCGGAATGACGGCGGTTGATCTCCTGACCACCCACCATCACAGCGGTTCGCTGGAAATCCGCTATCAAATCACCAACCAGTGCGCGGGGGCGTACATCCTGGAAAATTCCACCGGGATCATCCGCCGTTTCCTGGCCGACTACACGGTGCTGGCCACGGGCGGCATCGGACAGGTCTACCTGAACACCACCAATACCCCGGGCTCCCTGGGATCGGGCTTCGCCATGGCCCACCGGGCCGGGGCCCGACTCATGAACCAGGAGTACATCCAGTTCCATCCCACGTCCCTGTTCCATCGCGGCCCGCGCAAGTTCCTGGTCTCCGAGGCCGTGCGCGGCGAGGGCGCGCGGCTGATCAACATGGATGGCCGCGCCTTTATGGGCGACTATGACCCCAGGGCGGACCTGGCCCCCCGGGACATCGTGACCCGGGCCATCGTCGATGAGATGCTCAAGACCGGGGAAGACTTCGTCTACCTGGACGCGGCCACATATATCCGTAAAAACCTTGCCGCCCGCTTTCCCACCATCCACCAGCGCTGCCTGGAGTTGGGCGTGGACATGACCAGGGAGCCGATCCCCGTGGTTCCGGCGGCACACTATTTCTGCGGCGGCATTCTGGTGGACCAGCGAGGTAGGACAACCATTGAACGCCTCTACGCCGGGGGCGAATGCGCCTGCACCGGGGTGCACGGGGCCAACCGACTGGCCAGCACCTCCCTGCTGGAGGGACTGGTCTGGGGCTGGGCCATCGGCCGGGACGTGGCTTCCCGAATGAAGCGCGGCACCATGCTGAACGCCAAGTTGAAAGCATCCATCGCGCCATGGAGGGTCCTGGGCCAGCGCCAGAACGAGGACCCAGTCCTGGTGGCCCAGGACTGGGCGGCCATCAAGCACACCATGTGGAACTACGTGGGCATCAAGCGGACCACTCCGCGCCTGAAACGGGCTTTCGACGATCTGCGCGACCTCAACAAGCGCCTGCATTCCTTCTACAAGGAAACCAAGCTTTCCAAGCCGCTGGTGGATTTGTTCCACGGCTGTCAGACCGCCTACATCATCACCACAGCGGCCATGCGCAATACCCAGAGCAAAGGATGCCATTTTCGGGTGGACGAGTGA
- the nadA gene encoding quinolinate synthase NadA, which yields MCFNSKDSSMSDDISQRITALRRELGSSLAILGHHYQSDDVIQHVDFQGDSLELARRIPGLDARYIVFCGVSFMAETAALLAKPEQTVLIPDSKAHCCMAGTAPDRRVAAVLKRITAAGRKVIPLAYVNSSVGVKALCGRYGGSVCTSANAAIMLKWAMEQGDCVLFLPDKNLGMNTADLLGIPNQDQAVLNVREESAWNEDILARRLLFWPGVCAIHFRLKPEDVLLVLEDKPRPLVFVHPECDPAVVALADVSGSTSGIIRAVREAPSGATIYIGTEDNLVLRLARLHQDKHIYPLGAGYCSAMLKITEQKLLDTLENPDRHESVRVDPEVAPDARKALETMLAVMEGTK from the coding sequence ATTTGTTTCAACAGCAAGGATTCCTCAATGTCCGACGACATCTCTCAACGCATCACGGCCCTGCGCCGCGAACTCGGATCATCCCTGGCCATTCTCGGCCACCATTACCAGAGCGACGACGTGATTCAACACGTGGACTTTCAGGGGGACTCCCTGGAACTGGCCCGCCGGATTCCGGGGCTGGACGCCCGGTACATCGTGTTCTGCGGCGTTTCCTTCATGGCCGAAACCGCTGCCCTGCTGGCCAAGCCCGAACAGACCGTGCTGATCCCCGACTCCAAGGCCCATTGCTGCATGGCCGGGACCGCGCCGGACCGCAGGGTGGCCGCCGTTCTGAAGCGGATCACCGCGGCGGGGCGCAAGGTTATTCCCCTGGCCTACGTGAACTCATCCGTGGGGGTTAAAGCCCTTTGCGGGCGGTACGGCGGCAGCGTCTGCACCTCGGCCAACGCCGCGATCATGCTAAAATGGGCCATGGAACAGGGCGACTGCGTCCTCTTCTTGCCGGACAAGAACCTGGGCATGAACACGGCGGATCTGCTGGGCATTCCCAATCAGGACCAGGCCGTTTTGAACGTGCGCGAAGAAAGCGCCTGGAACGAGGATATTCTGGCCCGGAGGCTGCTGTTCTGGCCCGGGGTCTGCGCCATCCATTTCCGGCTCAAGCCCGAGGACGTGCTTCTGGTGTTGGAGGACAAGCCTCGCCCCCTGGTTTTCGTGCATCCGGAATGCGATCCGGCGGTGGTGGCCCTGGCGGACGTCTCGGGCTCCACCTCGGGCATCATCCGGGCCGTGCGCGAGGCTCCGTCCGGAGCGACCATCTATATCGGCACCGAGGATAATCTGGTTTTGCGACTGGCCAGGCTGCATCAGGACAAACATATTTATCCTCTGGGTGCCGGGTATTGCAGCGCGATGCTGAAGATCACCGAACAGAAGCTGCTGGATACTCTGGAAAATCCGGACCGGCATGAATCGGTCCGGGTGGACCCGGAGGTGGCGCCCGACGCCCGCAAGGCCCTGGAAACCATGCTGGCCGTGATGGAAGGCACGAAATGA
- the nadC gene encoding carboxylating nicotinate-nucleotide diphosphorylase: MENHSLFHSFFQGRAMEYLERLIDLALEEDGRDLTSEALFTENDHAKARIRTKQNTRIVGLPIIPLILSRFPDAVRVSFSTEEGGLVSSGTYVAHFQGQARALLKAERVILNFIGRLSGIANLTQAFCERIAGTGVRLLDTRKTTPGLRYPEKYAVAVVGGSNHRLDLSEMLMLKDNHIDRAGGITPAVRRLLAAYAPCPPIEVECRTLEEVAEAAALPVQRIMLDNMRPDEMARALAMIPKTVETEISGGVALDTIADLAALRPTFISAGALTHSAACADLSMSIDLTPDI, from the coding sequence ATGGAAAATCATTCATTATTTCATTCTTTTTTTCAAGGCCGCGCCATGGAGTACCTGGAGCGACTGATCGACCTGGCATTGGAAGAGGATGGCCGGGACCTGACCTCTGAGGCGTTGTTCACGGAGAACGACCATGCCAAGGCCCGGATCCGGACCAAGCAGAACACCCGGATCGTCGGGCTACCGATTATCCCTTTGATTTTGAGTCGGTTTCCCGATGCGGTGCGCGTGAGCTTTTCCACGGAGGAAGGGGGCTTGGTTTCTTCGGGAACATATGTCGCCCATTTCCAGGGTCAAGCGCGGGCTCTGCTCAAGGCCGAGCGGGTCATTCTGAACTTCATCGGTCGGCTTTCCGGTATTGCCAACCTGACTCAGGCCTTTTGCGAACGGATTGCCGGGACCGGCGTGCGGTTGCTGGACACCCGCAAGACCACTCCCGGTCTGCGCTACCCGGAAAAGTACGCCGTGGCCGTGGTCGGCGGGTCCAACCATCGCTTGGACCTCAGCGAGATGCTGATGCTCAAGGACAACCATATCGATCGGGCCGGAGGGATCACCCCGGCCGTGCGACGCCTGCTGGCGGCCTACGCCCCCTGTCCGCCCATCGAGGTGGAATGCCGGACACTGGAGGAGGTTGCCGAAGCCGCGGCCCTGCCTGTGCAGCGAATCATGCTGGACAACATGCGGCCGGACGAGATGGCCCGTGCCCTGGCGATGATCCCCAAGACCGTGGAAACGGAAATCAGTGGCGGGGTCGCCCTGGACACCATCGCCGACTTGGCCGCACTTCGGCCCACCTTCATTTCCGCCGGAGCCCTGACCCATTCCGCGGCCTGCGCGGATTTGAGCATGAGCATCGACCTTACACCCGACATATAA
- a CDS encoding DUF362 domain-containing protein, whose translation MSTGHPTDHKTGPGLGPHLPLRVSRRNFLKAQGKAALLLAVGGHGLLRTRPLAAAQSADEAPDLTVARGEPGPATRAAVEALGGMVAFVSPGQRVVIKPNMSFAQPPERATNTHPDVVRELAVMCREAGAARVRVLDHPLQNAEMCLVQSGIQEACAALPDVSVHTLSAARFFRSVPIPLGEQLRETQVMEDVLGADVLIAAPVAKSHSATGVSLAMKGMLGLILDRGVLHRRFDLHTAIVDLTTLLMPDLTVVDATRVLSTNGPFGPGKVLQEDTVIASRDVVAADAMAVSLFEWYGRRFEPRQVRHILLAHERGLGSMDLSGLRIDEITA comes from the coding sequence ATGTCCACTGGCCATCCCACTGACCACAAGACCGGCCCAGGACTTGGCCCCCATCTCCCTCTCCGCGTCTCTCGCCGGAATTTTTTGAAAGCCCAGGGCAAGGCGGCCCTGCTATTGGCCGTCGGCGGCCACGGCCTGCTGCGTACCCGGCCTCTCGCCGCTGCCCAAAGCGCTGACGAAGCACCGGACCTAACCGTCGCCCGGGGCGAACCCGGCCCGGCGACCAGGGCCGCGGTGGAGGCCCTGGGCGGGATGGTGGCCTTTGTCAGCCCCGGCCAGCGGGTGGTGATCAAACCGAACATGAGTTTCGCCCAACCGCCGGAGCGAGCCACCAACACCCACCCGGACGTGGTCCGGGAATTGGCCGTGATGTGCCGGGAAGCCGGAGCCGCCAGGGTGCGCGTCCTGGACCATCCCCTGCAAAACGCGGAAATGTGTCTGGTCCAGTCCGGCATCCAGGAAGCCTGCGCGGCCTTGCCCGACGTTTCCGTGCACACCCTGAGCGCGGCTCGCTTTTTCCGCTCCGTCCCGATCCCCCTGGGTGAACAGCTCCGGGAAACCCAGGTCATGGAGGACGTGCTGGGCGCCGACGTGCTCATCGCCGCGCCGGTGGCCAAATCCCACTCCGCCACCGGGGTCAGCCTGGCCATGAAGGGCATGCTCGGGCTGATCCTGGACCGGGGCGTCCTGCACCGCCGGTTCGATCTGCACACGGCCATCGTGGACCTGACCACCCTGCTCATGCCCGACCTCACGGTGGTGGACGCCACCCGTGTGCTTTCCACCAACGGGCCGTTCGGCCCCGGCAAGGTGCTTCAGGAAGACACGGTGATCGCCTCCCGGGACGTGGTGGCCGCGGACGCCATGGCCGTCAGCCTCTTTGAATGGTACGGTCGGCGCTTCGAACCGCGCCAGGTCCGGCACATCCTGCTGGCCCATGAACGCGGTCTAGGCAGCATGGATCTGTCCGGATTGCGCATCGACGAAATCACGGCATGA
- a CDS encoding 4Fe-4S binding protein produces MTSLQRIAQTLSLAAFLILLGLALFPVPDWAPVDAFLRLDPLVLVGTTLADRAWVAALAPAALILVLTMVLGRFFCGYLCPMGTTLDITDGPARFPGSAGKRSTQDDPAAPLLPPPSQPSSGLRRVKYLVLFFIMGAAVLEVSAVFFASPLSLITRFYTLLIHPAAALLGDAALHALRPLAQHLDWTWAAYAELHQPRFTSQWFLLLFFLAVFSLARWSPRFWCRYLCPSGALLALVGRRPLIRRNVSEACTDCGACQRRCPMAAIPADPLRTIHEECITCQECVRICPVQAVTFQPYHEPKRAVRTSPRFSPQRREALLAGLAGAGTATLTYTGLLEVRDEMLPGDISPENLLRPPGSLPERDFLARCIRCGLCMRACPTNTLQPIWFQAGVIALFSPRLTPRRGPCEPECTACGRVCPTGAIRDLPLTEKTWAKVGTAMILRHKCLAWEWNKKCLVCDEVCPYDAIDLRRVATHSHPVPFVDGRKCSGCGFCEYHCPVRPASAIVVDSMEALRIGVGSHKAQGQEMGLMLHIVPPDQAGSAPLGLETPETAFAPLPGAVSEEDALPPGFTP; encoded by the coding sequence ATGACCTCGCTGCAACGCATCGCCCAAACCCTGAGCCTGGCCGCCTTCCTGATCCTGCTCGGCCTAGCCCTCTTCCCCGTGCCGGACTGGGCCCCGGTGGACGCCTTCCTCCGCCTGGATCCCTTGGTCCTGGTGGGCACGACTCTGGCGGACCGGGCCTGGGTCGCCGCCCTGGCCCCGGCTGCCCTGATCCTGGTCCTTACCATGGTGCTGGGCCGCTTTTTCTGCGGCTATCTCTGCCCCATGGGCACCACCCTGGACATTACCGACGGTCCGGCCCGCTTCCCGGGTTCCGCCGGGAAGCGCTCGACTCAGGACGATCCCGCCGCTCCGCTCCTTCCGCCTCCGTCCCAACCTTCCAGCGGATTGCGCCGAGTCAAATACCTGGTCCTGTTCTTCATCATGGGTGCCGCCGTCCTGGAAGTGTCCGCGGTGTTTTTCGCGTCGCCCCTGTCCCTGATCACCCGCTTCTATACGCTTCTGATCCACCCGGCGGCAGCCCTGCTCGGCGACGCCGCGCTCCACGCCCTACGTCCCCTGGCCCAGCATTTGGACTGGACCTGGGCCGCCTACGCCGAACTCCATCAGCCCAGATTCACGTCCCAATGGTTCCTTCTGCTGTTCTTCCTGGCTGTTTTCAGCTTGGCCAGATGGAGTCCCCGCTTCTGGTGCCGATATCTCTGTCCTTCGGGGGCCCTGCTGGCCCTTGTGGGCCGACGGCCGCTGATCCGCAGAAACGTCTCCGAAGCCTGCACCGACTGCGGAGCCTGTCAACGGCGTTGTCCCATGGCCGCCATTCCGGCGGACCCATTGCGGACCATCCACGAAGAATGCATCACCTGCCAGGAATGCGTCCGGATCTGTCCGGTTCAGGCCGTGACGTTCCAACCATACCACGAACCAAAAAGAGCCGTCAGGACGTCGCCGCGCTTTTCCCCGCAACGACGCGAGGCCTTGCTGGCCGGGCTGGCCGGGGCCGGGACCGCGACCCTGACCTACACCGGACTGCTGGAAGTCCGGGACGAAATGCTTCCCGGGGACATCTCTCCGGAAAACCTGCTTCGCCCACCGGGCAGTCTGCCGGAGCGCGACTTCCTGGCCCGCTGCATCCGCTGCGGGCTGTGCATGCGGGCCTGCCCCACCAACACCTTGCAGCCCATCTGGTTCCAAGCCGGAGTGATCGCCCTGTTCAGTCCTCGCCTGACCCCCCGCCGGGGCCCTTGCGAACCGGAATGCACGGCCTGCGGCCGGGTCTGCCCCACCGGGGCCATCCGCGACCTGCCCTTGACCGAAAAAACCTGGGCCAAGGTCGGAACCGCGATGATCCTGCGTCATAAGTGCCTAGCCTGGGAATGGAACAAAAAATGTCTTGTTTGCGACGAAGTTTGTCCGTATGATGCCATTGATTTGCGAAGGGTGGCGACCCATTCACATCCCGTACCATTCGTGGACGGCCGTAAATGTTCGGGATGCGGGTTCTGTGAATACCACTGCCCGGTCCGGCCCGCTTCGGCCATTGTCGTGGATTCCATGGAAGCGCTGCGAATAGGCGTTGGATCCCACAAAGCCCAAGGCCAAGAAATGGGGCTGATGCTGCACATCGTCCCGCCGGACCAAGCCGGGTCAGCCCCTCTCGGTCTGGAAACGCCGGAAACCGCCTTTGCTCCTCTTCCCGGCGCCGTGTCGGAAGAGGACGCCCTGCCTCCCGGCTTCACTCCCTGA
- a CDS encoding sensor histidine kinase KdpD: MHSPTPLDITSLCLEYSRALSVQKRIHEKIDDYADYNFSSLQSTALNVFFDLAQEFDSSRDLMSVCALIPKVFFNLDCTLYLIQDHRVDHVVICPERGRKPNPAPNIPFFSIPTIHEGHYYLPIKGNKDLQSHIPGDSENHLIGILDIHPADALSDHDRLFLEKFANRVGFQLHNRMISQKNQEHIQFIRSLVKDIGHNVIVPNMYFRLFYRRLESTINALGELAEDMHHPPTDGLSGDDVRWKQLIARMDYVQDALQDQFREIQRHYDNTSLFLETLLRRSHFEQGRYVLEKRVCNFKNQIIDPQIARFMTQFEDRGIEIAWAGVPDKEIEVVVDIGLITQVYANLFSNAVKYAAPVRDARGRWVKFLSYGWEDMPNFFGNGLDGVKLNVFTTGPHITGEERDRLFEEGFRAGNTGQEPGTGHGLFFIRQIVELHGGRMGYEPTPMGNNFYFILPKEAPPASPLISQCDYSPNSSPSHSPGS; the protein is encoded by the coding sequence ATGCATAGCCCCACCCCCTTGGATATCACCTCGCTTTGCCTGGAATACTCCAGGGCTCTGTCCGTCCAGAAACGCATCCATGAAAAGATCGACGACTACGCGGACTACAACTTCTCCTCCCTGCAAAGCACGGCCCTGAACGTTTTTTTCGACCTAGCCCAGGAGTTCGATTCCTCTCGAGACCTGATGTCCGTCTGCGCCCTGATCCCCAAGGTGTTTTTCAACCTGGACTGCACCCTGTACTTGATCCAGGATCACCGCGTCGATCACGTCGTCATTTGCCCGGAAAGGGGCCGGAAACCGAACCCCGCGCCGAACATTCCATTTTTCTCCATTCCCACGATCCACGAGGGCCATTATTATCTCCCGATCAAAGGCAACAAGGACCTTCAATCTCATATACCGGGAGACTCCGAGAATCATCTGATCGGCATCCTGGACATCCATCCGGCGGACGCCCTTTCCGACCACGACCGTCTTTTCCTGGAAAAATTCGCCAATCGAGTCGGATTTCAACTGCACAACCGGATGATCAGCCAGAAAAACCAGGAACACATCCAGTTCATCCGCAGTCTGGTCAAGGACATCGGGCACAACGTCATCGTGCCCAACATGTACTTCAGATTGTTTTACCGTCGCCTGGAAAGCACCATCAACGCCCTGGGCGAACTGGCCGAGGACATGCACCACCCCCCGACGGACGGCCTGTCCGGCGACGACGTGCGATGGAAGCAACTCATCGCCAGAATGGACTACGTTCAGGACGCGCTCCAGGACCAGTTCCGGGAAATTCAGCGCCACTACGACAATACCAGCCTGTTCCTGGAAACATTGTTGCGCAGAAGTCATTTTGAGCAGGGACGGTACGTCCTTGAGAAGCGGGTTTGCAATTTCAAGAACCAGATCATCGATCCGCAGATCGCCCGATTCATGACCCAGTTTGAGGATCGCGGCATCGAAATCGCCTGGGCCGGGGTTCCGGACAAGGAAATCGAGGTGGTGGTGGACATCGGCCTGATCACCCAGGTCTACGCCAACCTGTTTTCCAACGCCGTGAAGTACGCCGCTCCGGTTCGCGACGCCCGGGGCCGGTGGGTCAAATTCCTGTCTTATGGATGGGAGGACATGCCTAATTTCTTCGGCAACGGCCTGGACGGGGTTAAGCTGAACGTCTTCACCACCGGACCGCACATCACCGGCGAGGAACGGGATCGCCTTTTCGAGGAAGGGTTCCGGGCCGGGAACACCGGTCAGGAACCCGGGACGGGTCATGGACTGTTCTTCATCCGCCAGATCGTGGAACTGCACGGCGGCAGAATGGGCTATGAGCCGACCCCCATGGGCAACAATTTTTATTTCATCCTGCCCAAAGAAGCTCCCCCGGCTTCGCCGCTGATTTCCCAATGCGATTATTCGCCAAACTCTTCACCAAGTCACTCGCCCGGCTCTTGA